The following proteins are encoded in a genomic region of Melopsittacus undulatus isolate bMelUnd1 chromosome 8, bMelUnd1.mat.Z, whole genome shotgun sequence:
- the ARL4C gene encoding ADP-ribosylation factor-like protein 4C, whose product MGNISSNISAFQSLHIVMLGLDSAGKTTVLYRLKFNEFVNTVPTIGFNTEKIRLSNGTAKGISCHFWDVGGQEKLRPLWKSYSRCTDGIIYVVDSVDVDRLEEAKTELHKVTKFAENQGTPLLVIANKQDLPKSLPVAEIEKQLALHELTPSTTYHIQPACAIIGEGLTEGMDKLYEMILKRRKSLKQKKKR is encoded by the coding sequence ATGGGGAACATCTCGTCCAACATCTCCGCCTTCCAGTCCCTGCACATCGTGATGCTGGGCCTGGACTCGGCGGGGAAGACCACGGTGCTCTACCGGTTAAAGTTCAACGAGTTCGTCAACACCGTGCCCACCATCGGCTTCAACACGGAGAAGATCCGGCTGAGCAACGGGACGGCCAAAGGCATCAGCTGCCACTTTTGGGATGTGGGGGGTCAGGAGAAGCTGCGCCCGCTCTGGAAGTCCTACAGCCGCTGCACCGATGGCATCATCTACGTGGTGGACTCAGTGGACGTGGATCGGCTGGAGGAGGCCAAAACGGAGCTGCACAAGGTGACCAAGTTCGCCGAGAACCAGGGCACCCCGCTGCTGGTCATCGCCAACAAGCAGGACCTGCCCAAGTCCCTGCCGGTGGCCGAGATCGAGAAGCAGCTGGCGCTCCATGAGCTCACCCCTTCCACCACCTACCACATCCAGCCCGCCTGCGCCATCATCGGCGAGGGGCTCACGGAGGGCATGGACAAGCTCTACGAGATGATCCTGAAGCGGAGGAAGTCCCTCAAGCAGAAGAAGAAGCGGTAG